From a single Micromonospora carbonacea genomic region:
- the abc-f gene encoding ribosomal protection-like ABC-F family protein — MRNSPPPAHSQLVLSEVTKHYAERVVLDRVSLTVKPGERVGVIGENGSGKSTLLRLVAGLETPDNGELTVSAPGGIGYLAQRLRLPAGGSTVRDVVDHTLADLRDLEARLRAAEADLATATPEQLDAYGTLLTVFEARGGYQADARVDAALHGLGLAELDRDRDVDTLSGGERSRLALAATLAAAPELLLLDEPTNDLDIEAVEWLEDHLRSHRGTVVVVTHDRVFLESVTSTILEVDTDTRAVHRYGDGYASYLRAKAALRESRERAYAEWVAEVERQSQLAERAGTMLRSISRKGPAAFSGAGAHRSRSSSTATSRKARNANERLRRLRENPVPRPADPLRFTASVAPDATDADTRRVELTDVRVGRRLHVPELTIGPAERLLVTGPNGAGKSTLMRVLAGELVPDGGTVRLPARIGHLRQDVTVGQPGRSLLETYASGRPGHPEEYAEELLARGLFRPDDLRMPVGTLSVGQRRRIDLARLVARPADLLLLDEPTNHFAPLLVEELEQALDGYAGALVVVTHDRRMRSTFTGARLELHQGVATGASRA; from the coding sequence TTGCGGAACAGCCCGCCGCCAGCCCATTCGCAGCTCGTCCTGAGCGAGGTCACGAAGCACTACGCCGAGCGGGTCGTCCTGGACCGCGTTTCGCTCACCGTCAAGCCGGGGGAGCGGGTCGGCGTCATCGGCGAGAACGGGTCGGGGAAGTCGACCCTGCTGCGGCTCGTCGCGGGGCTGGAGACGCCGGACAACGGCGAGTTGACCGTCTCGGCGCCCGGGGGCATCGGCTATCTCGCCCAGCGGCTTCGGCTGCCGGCCGGCGGCAGCACCGTACGGGATGTGGTGGACCACACGCTCGCCGACCTGCGAGACCTGGAGGCGCGGTTGCGCGCCGCCGAGGCGGACCTGGCCACCGCCACGCCCGAGCAGTTGGACGCCTACGGCACGCTGCTCACTGTGTTCGAGGCCCGCGGCGGCTACCAGGCCGACGCCCGGGTGGACGCCGCCCTGCACGGTCTCGGCCTGGCCGAGCTCGACCGCGATCGCGACGTCGACACGCTCTCCGGCGGGGAACGGTCCCGGCTCGCGCTCGCCGCGACCCTGGCCGCCGCGCCGGAACTGCTGCTGCTCGACGAGCCCACCAACGACCTCGACATCGAGGCCGTGGAGTGGCTGGAGGATCACCTGCGGTCGCACCGGGGCACCGTCGTCGTGGTCACTCACGACCGGGTGTTCCTGGAGTCGGTCACGTCCACCATCCTCGAGGTCGACACCGACACCCGGGCCGTGCACCGGTACGGCGACGGCTATGCCAGCTACCTGCGGGCCAAGGCCGCCCTCCGGGAGAGCCGGGAGCGCGCGTACGCGGAATGGGTGGCCGAGGTCGAGCGGCAGTCCCAACTCGCGGAGCGGGCCGGGACGATGCTCCGGTCGATCTCCCGCAAGGGACCGGCTGCGTTCAGCGGGGCCGGTGCCCACCGCTCCCGGTCGTCGTCGACGGCGACGTCACGCAAGGCCCGCAACGCCAACGAGCGGCTTCGCCGGCTGCGGGAGAATCCGGTACCGCGACCCGCCGACCCGTTGCGCTTCACCGCGTCGGTCGCCCCGGATGCCACGGACGCCGATACCCGCCGCGTCGAGTTGACCGACGTCCGGGTGGGCCGCCGCCTGCACGTGCCCGAGCTGACCATCGGACCCGCCGAACGGTTGCTGGTGACCGGACCCAACGGCGCGGGTAAGAGCACCCTGATGCGGGTGCTCGCCGGGGAACTCGTGCCCGACGGCGGAACGGTGCGGCTGCCGGCTCGGATCGGCCACCTGCGTCAGGACGTGACGGTCGGGCAGCCCGGGCGCTCTCTGCTGGAGACGTACGCGTCGGGTCGGCCGGGGCATCCCGAGGAGTACGCGGAGGAGTTGCTCGCCCGCGGTCTGTTCCGGCCCGATGACCTGCGCATGCCGGTCGGGACGCTCTCCGTCGGGCAGCGCCGCCGGATCGACCTGGCCCGGCTGGTCGCCCGCCCGGCCGACCTGCTGCTGTTGGACGAGCCCACCAACCACTTCGCGCCCCTGCTCGTGGAGGAGCTGGAACAGGCGCTGGACGGCTACGCCGGAGCGCTGGTCGTGGTGACGCACGACCGGCGGATGCGGAGCACCTTCACCGGGGCTCGGCTGGAACTGCACCAGGGCGTGGCCACCGGGGCGAGCCGGGCCTGA
- a CDS encoding LacI family DNA-binding transcriptional regulator yields MTRLARPGGSPPTPRSVDVARLAGVSQKTVSRVLNDEPYVSADVRRRVLDAAEELGYRRNQAARALASGRTRSIGVVTLRSALYGPASWLIGIERAVREVGYTLRVATTIEGDPGGIASALASLLDQGVDGVVISEPIDEGVGLISVDAPVLVLGAPPTFAAPQVVTARVGAGRLARAATEHLLELGHATVHHLAGPQRWYSARDRLAGWREALRAHGADEPPVVEGDWSAASGYAAGRELAGDGTVTAVFAANDDMAIGLIRAQLEAGRRVPEDISVVGFDDIPVAAYVTPPLTTVRQPFDEVARQGLALLVQVIEKPDVELPPAADQPVELVVRASTAPPPPLPIPGRGRRAIPHAHDGPHGQPAGSEVPSTQP; encoded by the coding sequence ATGACACGACTGGCGAGGCCGGGTGGAAGTCCTCCGACGCCGCGCAGCGTGGACGTCGCGCGGCTGGCCGGCGTCTCCCAGAAGACGGTGTCCAGGGTCCTCAACGACGAGCCGTATGTCTCGGCCGACGTGCGCCGGCGGGTCCTGGACGCCGCCGAGGAGCTTGGCTACCGACGCAACCAGGCGGCCCGGGCGCTGGCCTCCGGGCGGACCCGGTCGATCGGCGTGGTGACGCTCCGCAGCGCCTTGTACGGGCCGGCGTCGTGGCTCATCGGCATCGAGCGGGCGGTCCGGGAGGTGGGCTACACGCTGCGGGTGGCCACCACGATCGAGGGCGACCCGGGCGGCATCGCGAGCGCCCTGGCATCGCTGCTGGACCAGGGCGTGGACGGCGTCGTCATCTCCGAGCCGATCGACGAGGGCGTCGGCCTCATCAGCGTGGACGCGCCGGTCCTGGTCCTCGGCGCGCCGCCCACCTTCGCCGCGCCGCAGGTGGTGACCGCCAGGGTCGGCGCGGGCCGGCTGGCGCGGGCCGCGACCGAGCACCTGCTGGAGTTGGGGCACGCGACCGTCCATCACCTGGCCGGCCCGCAGCGGTGGTACTCGGCACGGGACCGTCTCGCCGGCTGGCGCGAGGCGCTGCGAGCCCACGGCGCGGACGAACCGCCGGTCGTCGAGGGCGACTGGTCGGCCGCGTCCGGCTACGCGGCGGGCCGGGAACTGGCCGGCGACGGCACCGTGACCGCGGTGTTCGCCGCGAACGACGACATGGCGATCGGTCTCATCCGCGCGCAGCTCGAGGCCGGGCGCCGGGTGCCCGAGGACATCAGCGTCGTCGGGTTCGACGACATCCCGGTCGCCGCCTACGTCACTCCCCCGCTCACCACCGTGCGGCAGCCGTTCGACGAGGTCGCGCGGCAGGGTCTCGCGCTGCTGGTACAGGTCATCGAGAAGCCGGACGTCGAGCTTCCACCGGCGGCCGACCAACCGGTCGAGCTCGTCGTCCGCGCCTCGACGGCGCCACCACCGCCCCTGCCGATCCCGGGACGCGGCCGCCGAGCGATCCCCCATGCCCACGATGGCCCGCACGGTCAGCCCGCCGGCAGCGAAGTCCCATCCACCCAGCCCTGA
- a CDS encoding thioesterase II family protein — MSPSADPSELWLRRYRPVNDPAVRLFCFPHAGGAASAYLPFARRLAADVDVLAVQYPGRQDRRGEPLIESVDALVDGLLPALLAWADRPVAFFGHSMGATVAFEAARRLPPADADRLVHLFASGRRSPSVGRRDRFYRFDDELIDEIRRLQGTDSSLLDDRELLDMLLPAIRNDYRAAAAYEYRPGPRLRCPVTVLAGAADTHVTTDEAAAWAEVTAAATMVRTFPGGHFYLNDQLDAVCAEVTTTLAAVSTTALTAVPGADPG, encoded by the coding sequence ATGTCCCCGTCCGCCGATCCGTCCGAGCTGTGGCTACGCCGCTACCGGCCCGTCAACGACCCCGCCGTCCGGCTGTTCTGCTTCCCGCACGCCGGGGGCGCGGCCAGCGCGTACCTGCCGTTCGCCCGCCGGCTCGCCGCCGACGTGGACGTGCTGGCGGTCCAGTACCCGGGCCGGCAGGACCGCCGCGGCGAACCCTTGATCGAGTCCGTCGACGCCCTGGTGGACGGGCTCCTGCCCGCACTGCTCGCCTGGGCGGACCGACCGGTGGCCTTCTTCGGTCACAGCATGGGCGCCACGGTGGCCTTCGAGGCCGCCCGCCGGCTCCCACCGGCCGACGCCGATCGGCTCGTGCACCTCTTCGCCTCCGGCCGCCGTAGCCCGTCCGTCGGGCGGCGGGACCGGTTCTACCGGTTTGACGACGAGCTGATCGACGAGATCCGCCGGCTCCAGGGCACCGATTCCAGCCTCCTGGACGACAGGGAACTGCTGGACATGCTCCTCCCCGCCATCCGCAACGACTACCGGGCCGCCGCCGCCTACGAATACCGGCCAGGGCCCAGGCTGCGTTGCCCGGTCACCGTACTCGCCGGGGCCGCCGACACCCACGTCACCACCGACGAGGCCGCGGCGTGGGCCGAGGTGACCGCAGCGGCCACGATGGTCCGCACGTTCCCGGGCGGGCACTTCTATCTCAACGATCAGCTCGACGCTGTGTGCGCCGAGGTCACGACCACCCTCGCAGCGGTGTCCACGACCGCCCTCACGGCGGTGCCGGGTGCCGACCCCGGCTGA
- a CDS encoding cytochrome P450 — MTQTPNAPAGPIDLPKGADAQGLLDWFAYMRKNWPVSWDETRQAWHVFSYRDYQTVTTNPLIFSSDFTSVFPVPSELALLMGPGTIGGIDPPRHAPLRKLVSQAFTPRRIAQMELRIGQITADVLDQVRDQDRIDIASDLAYPLPVTVIAELLGIPTKDHEKFREWVDIILSNEGLEYPNLPDDFTETVGPAIEEWSEFLYAQIAHKRAEPKDDLISGLCAAEVDGRKLTDEEVVNIVALLLTAGHISSATLLSNLFLVLEEHPQAQAAVRADRSLVPGVIEETLRYRSPFNCIFRILNEDTDILGHPMRKGQMVIAWIASANRDTEVFTDPDTFDIRRESNKHLAFGHGIHHCLGAFLARLEAKVFLNQTLDQFTEFRIDHVGVEFYDADQLTARRLPVQVVRDGRHPK; from the coding sequence ATGACGCAGACCCCGAACGCCCCGGCGGGACCGATCGACCTGCCCAAGGGCGCCGACGCCCAGGGGCTGCTGGACTGGTTCGCGTACATGCGGAAGAACTGGCCCGTCTCCTGGGACGAGACCCGTCAGGCCTGGCACGTGTTCTCCTACCGGGACTACCAGACCGTGACCACCAACCCGCTGATCTTCTCGTCGGACTTCACCTCGGTCTTTCCCGTACCGTCGGAGCTGGCCCTGCTGATGGGCCCCGGCACCATCGGCGGCATCGACCCGCCGCGGCACGCGCCGCTGCGCAAGCTGGTGAGCCAGGCGTTCACCCCCCGCCGGATCGCCCAGATGGAGCTGCGGATCGGGCAGATCACCGCCGACGTGCTCGACCAGGTACGCGACCAGGACCGGATCGACATCGCCAGCGACCTCGCGTACCCGCTGCCGGTGACGGTCATCGCCGAGCTGCTCGGCATTCCCACCAAGGATCACGAGAAGTTCCGCGAGTGGGTGGACATCATCCTCAGCAACGAAGGGCTGGAGTATCCCAACCTCCCGGACGACTTCACCGAGACGGTGGGCCCCGCCATCGAGGAGTGGTCCGAATTCCTGTACGCCCAGATCGCCCACAAGCGCGCCGAACCGAAGGACGACCTGATCAGCGGCCTCTGTGCGGCGGAGGTCGACGGGCGCAAGCTGACCGACGAGGAAGTCGTCAACATCGTCGCGCTGCTGCTCACCGCCGGGCACATCTCCAGCGCCACGCTGCTCAGCAACCTGTTCCTGGTGCTGGAGGAGCACCCGCAGGCACAGGCCGCGGTCCGCGCCGACCGCAGCCTCGTGCCGGGCGTGATCGAGGAGACGCTGCGCTACCGGTCCCCGTTCAACTGCATCTTCCGGATCCTGAACGAGGACACCGACATCCTCGGCCACCCCATGCGCAAGGGCCAGATGGTGATCGCCTGGATCGCCTCCGCGAACCGCGACACCGAGGTGTTCACGGACCCGGACACCTTCGACATCCGACGCGAGTCGAACAAGCACCTGGCGTTCGGCCACGGCATCCACCACTGCCTGGGCGCGTTCCTGGCCAGGCTGGAGGCGAAGGTCTTCCTCAACCAGACGCTCGACCAGTTCACCGAGTTCCGGATCGACCACGTCGGGGTCGAGTTCTACGACGCCGACCAGCTCACCGCGCGACGCCTCCCCGTCCAGGTGGTACGCGACGGACGGCACCCGAAGTAA
- a CDS encoding cytochrome P450 — protein MEHPVTAGSCRFYPFSDRTDLNIDPTYGELRSKEPVARVRMPYGGDAWLVTRHADAKKALSDPRLSIAAGAGRDVPRASPRLQEPDGLMGLPPDAHARLRRLVATAFTPKRVRDIAPRVVQLADKLLDDVVETGPPADLVQQLALPLPVMIICEMMGIGYDEQHLFRAFSDALMSSTRYTADQVDRAVEDFVEYLGGLLAQRRAHRTDDLLGALVEARDDGDRLTEDELVMLTGGLLVGGHETTASQIASQIFLLLRDRTRYEQLHARPELIPTAVEELLRVAPLWASVGPTRIATEDLELNGTTIRAGDAVVFSLASANQDDDVFANAADVVLDRDPNPHIAFGHGPHYCIGASLARLEIQAAIGALARRLPGLRLAVEENELDWNKGMMVRSLVSLPVTW, from the coding sequence ATGGAGCATCCAGTAACGGCCGGGTCCTGCAGGTTCTACCCCTTCAGTGACCGTACCGACCTGAATATCGATCCCACGTACGGCGAACTGCGCTCGAAAGAGCCGGTCGCCCGCGTCCGCATGCCCTACGGCGGGGACGCCTGGCTGGTCACCCGGCACGCCGACGCCAAGAAGGCCCTCTCTGACCCCCGACTCAGCATTGCAGCCGGAGCCGGGCGGGACGTGCCGCGCGCCTCCCCCCGTCTCCAGGAACCCGACGGTCTGATGGGTCTTCCCCCCGACGCGCACGCCCGACTGCGCAGGCTCGTCGCCACGGCGTTCACGCCGAAGCGCGTACGGGACATCGCCCCGCGCGTCGTCCAGCTCGCCGACAAGCTTCTCGACGACGTGGTCGAAACCGGGCCGCCGGCCGACCTCGTGCAGCAGCTCGCGCTTCCCCTGCCGGTGATGATCATCTGCGAGATGATGGGCATCGGGTACGACGAGCAGCACCTGTTCCGTGCCTTCAGCGATGCCCTGATGTCCTCCACCCGATACACGGCCGACCAGGTCGACCGCGCGGTAGAGGACTTCGTCGAGTACCTCGGCGGCCTCCTCGCGCAGCGCCGTGCACACCGCACCGACGACCTCCTCGGCGCCCTGGTCGAGGCGCGAGACGACGGCGATCGGCTGACCGAGGACGAACTCGTCATGCTCACCGGCGGCCTGCTCGTCGGCGGCCACGAGACGACCGCCAGCCAGATCGCCTCGCAGATCTTCCTCCTGCTGCGCGACCGGACCAGGTACGAGCAACTCCATGCCCGTCCGGAGTTGATCCCCACGGCAGTCGAGGAACTGCTGCGGGTGGCCCCGCTCTGGGCCTCGGTCGGCCCCACCCGCATCGCCACCGAGGACCTGGAACTCAACGGGACGACCATCCGGGCCGGCGACGCCGTCGTCTTCTCGCTGGCGTCCGCCAATCAGGACGACGACGTCTTCGCGAATGCCGCAGACGTCGTGCTCGACCGCGACCCGAATCCGCACATCGCCTTCGGGCACGGGCCCCATTACTGCATCGGGGCGTCACTGGCCAGACTGGAAATACAGGCCGCCATCGGCGCCTTGGCCAGGCGGCTTCCCGGTCTCCGCCTGGCCGTCGAGGAAAACGAACTTGATTGGAACAAGGGAATGATGGTACGCAGCCTCGTGTCCCTTCCGGTGACGTGGTGA
- a CDS encoding IS3 family transposase, giving the protein MTQQAWPEHRGVHGARRLTAELHERGHRWNRKSVARPMRLAGIEGAHRRRRGEGRRKAASTATAPDLVQRQFTATGPNGSRAPTEHRTIGTETRKAPTRGGTPGQSLFGGAPPGTRTPNPRIKRLTLVDSLLLGVAGVHLFAVGPQLQRDGVRPSPSRAGPVHRARAPTEHPVRRRVDDQPPAGHRVTVDPEPW; this is encoded by the coding sequence ATCACCCAGCAAGCATGGCCAGAGCACCGCGGTGTCCATGGAGCCCGACGGCTCACGGCCGAGCTGCACGAACGCGGGCACCGGTGGAACCGCAAGTCGGTAGCAAGGCCGATGCGGCTGGCCGGTATCGAAGGCGCCCACCGCCGACGGCGCGGTGAGGGCCGCCGCAAGGCCGCGTCCACCGCGACCGCGCCGGACCTGGTCCAGCGGCAGTTCACCGCGACCGGACCCAACGGCTCCCGAGCACCCACCGAGCACCGGACCATCGGCACGGAAACGAGAAAGGCCCCGACCCGGGGTGGAACCCCAGGTCAGAGCCTTTTCGGTGGTGCGCCGCCAGGGACTCGAACCCCGAACCCGCGGATCAAGAGATTGACATTGGTCGACTCGCTACTCCTAGGGGTCGCGGGAGTCCATCTGTTCGCGGTCGGGCCCCAGCTTCAGCGGGACGGCGTCCGGCCCAGTCCATCGCGTGCCGGCCCCGTCCATCGCGCCAGAGCACCCACGGAGCACCCCGTGAGACGCCGCGTGGATGATCAACCGCCAGCCGGCCATCGGGTCACGGTCGACCCCGAACCATGGTGA
- a CDS encoding ricin-type beta-trefoil lectin domain protein: MVLATVGAYVVTNATPAAAAVTAGCGKAPGLNSGTHTIQSGGKSRSFILRLPDSYNNTYPHRLAFGFHWLGGTASAVASGGTDGYAWAYYGMLSQSNNSTIFVAPQGINNGWANINGEDVTFTDDMIRMIDNALCVDTTQRFSVGFSYGGAMSYSLACSRPTVFRAVAAIAAPREISGCSGGTQPVAYLGIHGISDNIQSGRSLRDRWLRNNGCAAQNAPEPARGSLTHIITTYSCRAGYPVVWAPFDGGHQQGPVDGCAGCESGARSWVKPEVWRFFTQFGSTPPPTTTPPTTPPAGQANVMIAGGQSSRCIDVANSSTSNGTRVQLWDCHGNNNQRWTHTANRTLTVYGNKCLDASGSGTSNGTVVHIWDCHGGANQQWNLNSNGTITSVQSGLCLDAVGAGTANGTQLNLWACNGGGNQQWATRS; this comes from the coding sequence ATGGTCCTGGCCACGGTCGGCGCGTACGTCGTCACGAACGCGACACCGGCCGCCGCGGCCGTCACCGCCGGCTGCGGCAAGGCCCCGGGGCTGAACAGCGGCACCCACACCATCCAGAGCGGCGGCAAGAGCCGCAGCTTCATCCTTCGGCTTCCCGACAGCTACAACAACACCTACCCGCACCGGCTGGCCTTCGGGTTCCACTGGTTGGGTGGCACCGCCAGCGCCGTCGCCTCGGGTGGAACCGACGGCTACGCCTGGGCCTACTACGGCATGCTGTCGCAGTCGAACAACAGCACGATCTTCGTCGCCCCACAGGGCATCAACAACGGCTGGGCCAACATCAACGGCGAGGACGTGACCTTCACCGACGACATGATCCGCATGATCGATAACGCACTCTGCGTCGACACCACGCAACGCTTCTCGGTCGGGTTCAGCTACGGCGGCGCGATGAGCTACTCGTTGGCGTGTTCCCGGCCGACGGTGTTCCGCGCGGTCGCGGCCATCGCCGCCCCCAGAGAGATCAGTGGCTGCAGCGGCGGGACCCAGCCCGTGGCGTACCTGGGAATCCACGGAATCAGCGACAACATCCAGAGCGGCCGGTCACTGCGCGACAGGTGGCTCAGAAACAACGGTTGCGCTGCGCAGAACGCCCCCGAGCCCGCGCGGGGCAGCCTGACCCACATCATCACCACCTACTCGTGTCGGGCCGGCTATCCAGTGGTCTGGGCCCCGTTCGACGGCGGCCACCAGCAGGGTCCGGTGGACGGATGTGCCGGCTGTGAGAGCGGCGCGCGAAGCTGGGTCAAGCCCGAGGTGTGGCGGTTCTTCACCCAGTTCGGGTCGACCCCGCCGCCCACCACCACCCCGCCGACCACGCCCCCGGCTGGCCAGGCGAACGTGATGATCGCGGGTGGGCAGTCGAGCCGTTGCATCGACGTCGCCAACTCCAGCACGAGCAACGGCACCCGGGTGCAGCTGTGGGACTGCCACGGCAACAACAACCAGCGCTGGACCCACACCGCCAACCGCACCCTGACCGTCTACGGCAACAAGTGCCTGGACGCCAGCGGGTCGGGCACCAGCAACGGCACCGTCGTCCACATCTGGGACTGTCACGGCGGTGCGAACCAGCAGTGGAACCTGAACAGCAACGGGACCATCACCTCCGTCCAGTCGGGACTCTGTCTGGACGCCGTCGGCGCCGGCACCGCCAACGGGACGCAACTCAACCTGTGGGCGTGCAACGGAGGCGGCAACCAGCAATGGGCCACCCGCAGCTGA
- a CDS encoding RICIN domain-containing protein — translation MHRTNARWGGRLSASARGLAATVALGLTLTLGGLPLANPRSALAAPGATGAVAAAGVAGVAAGNAAIASVDLSGTWGFTPAGRAATTIAVPGGGWYKQGFTTVNEAVYSRSITVPDSGQPQSTWIEFGAVNHQATLSVDGRVVATQTTAFTPSNFDISAYAAPGTTHTITVNVKGRGALKASNGRYLVPDAATWSEAVPQGIFGSAFLRVYPAVYVSDTFVRTSVANKTLTYDLTVRNTSGSPRSVTLTGSLSSKNGTAFSYPELPSRTVTVAARSTVTVTVGPVAWNLDSTSYWWPNVPYRSGYRAQLHGLTVHAVTDDGRTSDAEYRFGFREATQNGDYYYLNGVRVNFRGDNLQGADYDRINNGGKGDAYHTLPGFLPPSSGNGGWPQAVDNYQRLNYNVVRIHQEPGSPYMLDVADEMGLMIIDEVAIRGSQSSQEWKESVGHDNMVNHARALVLRDRNHPAIIRWSQNNEPNQSGQDSEQFEKELYAAMNGADGTRPIIVEVGVGGNVSLYPGMTYANFAVIPHYVDGFGRYGEGLITVNGRPDGEGEYIWPACNNKQGFEWFATATLAKRGKGATDLRPYTLLSAWASVVPGVRTTDFTPEEGGHPIYGVDNLPDPWGNPQIQRVQAAFNPVAAVDLPYWSASGNSDSNGTFPLPQAVPSYARNATVTRTITVFNDDFVDTSVGFTWTARLDSPTGAVVASGNTTLTVPLGSRVTQPVTFTTPATGSRVYLQLSTTKAGSTVFTDAVEYFNLSGGSGTGPTPGTYRIVNRNSGKPLAIAGNSTADGAKTIQQSGTPTWTISATQDAYTLRYTTSGKVLDVNGGSTTQGLQLQQWSANGGTNQMWYLRPTGDGYYTIVSRGSGLAADVYGASTSDGAQVVQWTATGGTNQQWQFVPA, via the coding sequence GTGCATCGTACGAACGCCCGCTGGGGTGGCCGATTGTCGGCGTCGGCCAGAGGGCTTGCCGCGACCGTGGCGCTCGGCCTGACCCTGACGCTGGGCGGCCTGCCCCTGGCGAACCCCCGGTCGGCCCTGGCCGCGCCGGGCGCGACGGGGGCTGTGGCCGCCGCCGGTGTTGCCGGTGTGGCCGCCGGGAACGCCGCGATCGCCTCGGTCGACCTGAGCGGGACCTGGGGTTTCACGCCCGCGGGCCGGGCGGCGACCACGATCGCGGTGCCTGGTGGCGGCTGGTACAAACAGGGCTTCACCACCGTGAACGAGGCGGTGTACTCGCGCAGCATCACCGTGCCGGACTCGGGGCAGCCGCAGTCGACCTGGATCGAGTTCGGCGCCGTCAACCACCAGGCGACACTGTCGGTCGACGGCCGGGTGGTCGCCACCCAGACGACGGCGTTCACCCCGTCGAACTTCGACATCAGCGCCTACGCGGCGCCCGGCACCACCCACACGATCACGGTGAACGTGAAGGGCCGCGGCGCGTTGAAGGCATCCAACGGCCGGTACCTGGTGCCCGACGCCGCCACGTGGTCCGAGGCGGTACCGCAGGGGATCTTCGGGTCCGCGTTCCTGCGGGTGTACCCGGCGGTGTACGTCAGCGACACATTCGTGCGTACGTCGGTGGCGAACAAGACGCTGACCTACGACCTGACGGTGCGGAACACGTCGGGCAGTCCCCGGTCGGTGACGTTGACCGGGTCGCTGTCGTCCAAGAACGGAACGGCTTTCAGCTACCCGGAACTGCCCAGCCGTACGGTCACCGTGGCGGCCCGCTCGACCGTGACCGTGACCGTCGGGCCGGTCGCGTGGAACCTCGACAGCACCTCGTACTGGTGGCCCAACGTGCCGTACCGGTCGGGGTACCGGGCGCAGCTGCACGGGCTGACGGTGCATGCCGTCACCGACGACGGCCGGACGAGCGACGCCGAGTACCGGTTCGGGTTCCGGGAGGCCACCCAGAACGGTGACTACTACTACCTCAACGGCGTGCGCGTGAACTTCCGCGGCGACAACCTCCAGGGTGCCGACTATGACCGGATCAACAACGGCGGCAAGGGCGACGCGTACCACACCCTGCCCGGCTTCCTGCCCCCGTCGTCCGGCAACGGCGGCTGGCCGCAGGCGGTGGACAACTACCAGCGGCTGAACTACAACGTGGTGCGCATCCACCAGGAGCCCGGGAGCCCGTACATGTTGGATGTCGCCGACGAGATGGGCTTGATGATCATCGACGAGGTCGCGATTCGCGGCTCCCAATCCTCGCAGGAGTGGAAGGAATCCGTCGGGCACGACAACATGGTCAACCACGCCCGTGCGCTGGTCCTGCGCGACCGCAACCACCCCGCGATCATCCGCTGGAGTCAGAACAACGAGCCGAACCAGAGCGGCCAGGATTCCGAACAGTTCGAGAAGGAGCTGTACGCGGCGATGAACGGCGCCGACGGCACCCGGCCGATCATTGTCGAGGTGGGCGTCGGCGGGAATGTCAGCCTGTATCCCGGGATGACGTACGCCAACTTCGCGGTGATCCCGCACTACGTCGACGGCTTCGGCAGGTACGGGGAGGGCCTGATCACCGTGAATGGGCGGCCCGACGGCGAGGGCGAGTACATCTGGCCGGCATGCAACAACAAGCAGGGCTTCGAGTGGTTCGCCACGGCAACCCTGGCCAAGCGCGGCAAGGGCGCCACCGACCTGCGCCCGTACACGCTGCTGTCCGCCTGGGCCAGCGTCGTGCCCGGCGTGCGGACCACCGACTTCACCCCGGAGGAGGGTGGTCACCCCATCTACGGCGTGGACAACCTGCCCGACCCGTGGGGCAACCCGCAGATCCAGCGCGTGCAGGCGGCGTTCAACCCGGTGGCCGCGGTCGACCTCCCCTACTGGTCCGCCTCCGGCAACTCGGACTCGAACGGCACCTTCCCGCTGCCGCAGGCGGTGCCCAGCTACGCCCGCAACGCCACGGTGACCCGCACCATCACCGTGTTCAACGACGACTTCGTCGACACCTCGGTGGGCTTCACCTGGACCGCACGGCTCGACAGCCCGACCGGCGCGGTCGTCGCGTCCGGCAACACGACCCTGACCGTCCCGCTCGGCTCACGGGTCACCCAACCGGTAACCTTCACCACCCCCGCCACCGGCAGCCGCGTGTACCTGCAACTGTCGACCACCAAAGCCGGCAGCACCGTCTTCACCGACGCGGTCGAATACTTCAACCTCAGCGGAGGCAGCGGAACCGGACCCACTCCCGGCACCTACCGCATCGTCAACCGCAACAGCGGAAAGCCCCTCGCCATCGCCGGCAACTCCACCGCCGACGGCGCCAAGACGATCCAGCAGAGCGGCACCCCCACCTGGACGATCAGCGCCACACAGGACGCCTACACCCTGCGCTACACCACCTCCGGAAAGGTGCTCGACGTCAACGGCGGCAGCACCACCCAGGGCCTGCAACTACAGCAGTGGTCGGCCAACGGCGGCACCAACCAGATGTGGTACCTGCGGCCCACCGGCGACGGCTACTACACCATCGTCAGCCGCGGCAGCGGACTGGCAGCCGACGTCTACGGCGCCTCGACCAGCGACGGAGCGCAGGTCGTACAGTGGACCGCCACCGGCGGCACCAACCAACAGTGGCAGTTCGTACCCGCCTGA